From the genome of Lacibacter sp. H407, one region includes:
- a CDS encoding S8 family serine peptidase, giving the protein MKVMPYLLIVVLLMLFTVSVKGQQTKHVIFFTDKNETSFSLSQPSSYLSARAVARRLKYSIAVDSSDLPIIPRYIDSVIASGNVTLIGRLRWMNAIIIQTSDATALTKINSFPFVKTRTGIALRKTTAGRLQKNNEVISPVPATIQQRSQAVLADTLNYGSASNQIKIHNGNFLHNIGARGQGMHMAFLDGGFFGYLTNPFFDSVRLQNRILATRDFVLNETSVNEDNAHGMACFSIVAGNIPGSYIGAAPSASFYLLRTEDVFTEQIIEEYNWGMGAEYADSAGVDVISSSVGYSTYDDASFNHTYAEMNGNTTIVSRYADMAAKKGLLVVNSAGNEGNSSWKYIVAPADGDSVLSVGAVNSAGIIGSFSSFGPTSDGQIKPDVVSVGQGTYLSTTAGTVGTSNGTSFSGPNMAGLATCLWQLFPEFNNYKIIETLRQSADRYPTPHEQYGYGITDMKTATGILVARLSTLTTSINNCTTTIQWNSKDISSMLYRIERKLPGDTNYTTIETVTAKGNAFSNQSYQYNDVINNSSAGNVNYRIVQVIDTSAIGYRAYAIDSSTVALTSNCISNTRATKLLIFPNPTDRDLQLRFMEQSSDRFSISIYNMLGQLLFSDQYNKPIGMVTHTISVGKFATGKYLLVVKKNGQQYAVEEFVKH; this is encoded by the coding sequence ATGAAAGTGATGCCATACTTACTGATCGTTGTTTTGCTGATGCTGTTTACAGTATCAGTCAAAGGTCAGCAAACAAAGCATGTGATCTTTTTTACGGATAAGAACGAAACCAGTTTCTCCCTCTCCCAACCTTCTTCCTATTTATCTGCACGTGCTGTTGCACGAAGACTGAAATATAGTATTGCTGTCGACAGCAGTGATTTACCCATTATTCCAAGATACATTGATAGTGTAATTGCAAGTGGCAACGTTACGCTCATTGGCCGCTTGCGTTGGATGAATGCCATCATCATTCAAACAAGTGATGCAACAGCATTAACCAAAATCAACAGTTTTCCGTTTGTAAAAACCCGTACCGGTATTGCATTGCGAAAAACAACAGCAGGCCGACTGCAAAAAAATAATGAAGTCATCTCCCCTGTTCCCGCAACAATACAACAACGTTCTCAAGCAGTGCTAGCTGATACGTTGAATTATGGAAGTGCCTCGAACCAGATAAAAATTCATAATGGAAATTTTCTGCACAATATCGGTGCACGTGGGCAAGGCATGCACATGGCTTTTTTAGACGGAGGTTTTTTCGGCTATCTCACAAATCCTTTTTTTGATAGTGTACGTTTACAAAACCGCATTCTGGCCACTCGTGATTTTGTGTTGAATGAAACAAGTGTGAATGAAGACAATGCACATGGTATGGCTTGTTTTTCCATTGTTGCAGGAAACATACCCGGCAGTTATATTGGCGCTGCGCCCTCTGCTTCTTTTTATTTATTACGAACGGAAGATGTGTTTACTGAACAGATCATTGAAGAATACAATTGGGGAATGGGTGCTGAATATGCTGACAGTGCAGGTGTTGATGTAATCAGCTCTTCTGTTGGTTACAGTACATACGATGATGCTTCCTTCAATCATACGTATGCAGAGATGAATGGCAACACAACCATTGTAAGCCGATATGCAGATATGGCTGCGAAAAAAGGATTGCTGGTTGTTAACAGCGCAGGTAATGAAGGAAACAGCAGTTGGAAATATATCGTGGCGCCTGCTGATGGTGATAGTGTATTAAGTGTAGGTGCTGTAAACAGCGCAGGAATCATAGGAAGCTTTTCCAGCTTTGGCCCCACAAGCGATGGACAAATAAAACCGGATGTTGTTTCTGTTGGGCAAGGAACCTATTTATCAACTACTGCCGGCACTGTAGGTACCAGTAACGGCACTTCTTTTTCAGGGCCGAATATGGCGGGACTTGCTACTTGCTTGTGGCAACTGTTTCCCGAATTCAACAATTACAAGATCATTGAAACATTACGACAAAGTGCTGACCGATACCCGACACCACATGAGCAGTATGGCTATGGTATAACCGATATGAAAACGGCAACAGGTATTTTAGTAGCCCGTCTATCAACCCTCACTACATCCATCAATAATTGCACAACAACAATTCAATGGAACAGTAAAGATATTTCCAGCATGTTGTACAGGATCGAACGAAAATTACCCGGCGATACAAATTATACAACCATTGAAACAGTTACTGCAAAAGGCAACGCTTTTTCGAATCAATCATATCAATACAACGATGTGATCAACAACAGTAGTGCTGGAAATGTAAACTACCGCATTGTACAGGTGATCGATACAAGCGCCATCGGCTACAGAGCCTATGCCATCGATTCTTCCACTGTAGCGTTAACCAGTAACTGCATTTCTAACACAAGAGCAACGAAGTTGCTGATTTTCCCTAATCCAACTGACCGTGATCTGCAGCTTCGCTTCATGGAACAAAGCAGTGATCGTTTCAGCATCAGCATTTATAACATGTTAGGGCAATTGTTATTTAGCGATCAATACAACAAACCAATTGGCATGGTTACACATACCATCTCCGTTGGCAAATTTGCAACAGGGAAATATCTGCTCGTAGTGAAAAAAAATGGACAGCAATATGCGGTGGAAGAATTTGTAAAACATTAA